One part of the Cellvibrionales bacterium genome encodes these proteins:
- a CDS encoding thrombospondin type 3 repeat-containing protein has protein sequence MTITSSSVPCVVHYNVPASTNYDAAPEVTDTSTTGKASQTITVTTSAPANADFGDTFTVAATSSSGDAVVVTTTGGCTNVGNDVTITSSSVPCVVHYNVPASTNYDAAPEVTDTSTTGKASQTITVTTPAPATADFGDTFTVAATSSSGDPVVVTTTGGCSNVGNDVTITSSSVPCVVHYNVPASTNYDAAPEVTDTSTTGKASQTITVTTSAPANADFGDTFTVAATSSSGDAVVVTTTGGCTNVGNDVTITSSSVPCVVHYNVPASTNYDAAPEVTDTSTTGKASQTITVTTPAPATADFGDTFTVAATSSSGDPVVVTTTGGCSNVGNDVTITSSSVPCVVHYNVPASTNYDAAPEVTDTSTTGKASQTITVTTPAPATADFGDTFTVAATSSSGDAVVVTTTGGCTNVGNDVTITSSSVPCVVHYNVPASTNYDAAPEVTDTSTTGKASQTITVTTSAPANADFGDTFTVAATSSSGDAVVVTTTGGCTNVGNDVTITSSSVPCVVHYNVPASTNYDAAPEVTDTSTTGKASQTITVTTPAPATADFGDTFTVAATSSSGDPVVVTTTGGCSNVGNTVTITSSSVPCVVHYNVPASTNYDAAPEVTDTSTTGKASQTITVTTSAPANADFGDTFTVAATSSSGDAVVVTTTGGCTNVGNDVTITSSSVPCVVHYNVPASTNYDAAPEVTDTSTTGKASQTITVTTPAPATADFGDTFTVAATSSSGDPVVVTTTGGCSNVGNDVTITSSSVPCVVHYNVPASTNYDAAPEVTDTSTTGKASQTITVTTPAPATADFGDTFTVAATSSSGDAVVVTTTGGCTNVGNDVTITSSSVPCVVHYNVPASTNYDAAPEVTDTSTTGKASQTITVTTPAPATADFGDTFTVAATSSSGDPVVVTTTGGCSNVGNDVTITSSSVPCVVHYNVPASTNYDAAPEVTDTSTTSPASQTITVTTSAPANADFGDTFTAEATSSSGLPVAITVSGNCSGSGVGTAIITVTGGTGSCTVMYDQAGDADYDAAPQVTEVAAITPDGDLDGIPDVTDNCPADANADQLDTDGDNIGDVCDTDIDGDGIINTSDNCPLVSNSDQLNTDGDSMGDACDTDRDGDGILNTADNCPLISNADQANIDGDSMGDVCDADMDGDGIDNTADNCPVNPNADQVDTDTDGIGDVCDPDAFDPDPGVLFRKWGGEVKKDRFGVSVANAGDVNGDGINDVVVGAYLWDKVVPKLDKNGNPILNKKGVVKTKKLKDVGRVYVYSGRDATELFSLPSEQITGGNKGDWFGYSVAGADIDNDGFSDIIVGAPRWDVPKSGTQKAVRDAGRVYVFSGQTGRLMDAVSIKGTAAGDNLGFSVARAGLVNADTNADVIVGIPRADIVSSTDGKLLRDAGRALVCSGASLVAGTACDTSTALFKVDGNTAGDRLGLAVAGAGDVDGDGRDDVVIGLPKDDPSSDKKDAGAAVIYSGATGTEWARLNGEAKGDWFGYSVAGAGDLTGDGKAEVAVGAYRHTASVSVIVKGKTKTKRLKQAGAVYAYNCATVPCTPVLKKEGEVSGDRLGWSVAGAGDVNNDGQNDVLAGSPGRDTTVSITTPKGKVKVKKLKDVGAVYVLNGATGQFIHTPLLGLRKKDNRGMCVVGIGDIDLDGFSDIVTAAPNADREVFLPPKKPGKPPKRKLLRDVGFVEGMSGKIATGN, from the coding sequence GTGACGATCACCAGCAGCAGCGTGCCTTGCGTGGTGCATTACAACGTGCCAGCCAGCACCAACTACGATGCCGCACCGGAAGTGACCGATACCAGCACCACCGGCAAAGCGTCACAAACCATCACGGTGACCACGTCAGCGCCAGCGAATGCGGATTTTGGCGATACCTTCACCGTCGCGGCAACCTCCAGTTCAGGTGATGCGGTAGTGGTGACCACCACCGGTGGCTGTACGAATGTCGGCAACGATGTGACGATCACCAGCAGCAGCGTGCCTTGCGTGGTGCATTACAACGTGCCGGCCAGCACCAACTACGATGCGGCACCGGAAGTGACCGATACCAGCACCACCGGCAAAGCGTCACAAACCATCACGGTGACCACGCCAGCGCCAGCGACCGCGGATTTTGGCGATACCTTCACCGTGGCGGCGACCTCTAGCTCGGGCGATCCAGTGGTGGTGACCACCACGGGTGGCTGTAGCAATGTAGGCAACGATGTGACGATCACCAGCAGCAGCGTGCCTTGCGTGGTGCATTACAACGTGCCAGCCAGCACCAACTACGATGCCGCACCGGAAGTGACCGATACCAGCACCACCGGCAAAGCGTCACAAACCATCACGGTGACCACGTCAGCGCCAGCGAATGCGGATTTTGGCGATACCTTCACCGTCGCGGCAACCTCCAGTTCAGGTGATGCGGTAGTGGTGACCACCACCGGTGGCTGTACGAATGTCGGCAACGATGTGACGATCACCAGCAGCAGCGTGCCTTGCGTGGTGCATTACAACGTGCCGGCCAGCACCAACTACGATGCGGCACCGGAAGTGACCGATACCAGCACCACCGGCAAAGCGTCACAAACCATCACGGTGACCACGCCAGCGCCAGCGACCGCGGATTTTGGCGATACCTTCACCGTGGCGGCGACCTCTAGCTCGGGCGATCCAGTGGTGGTGACCACCACGGGTGGCTGTAGCAATGTAGGCAACGATGTGACGATCACCAGCAGCAGCGTGCCTTGCGTGGTGCATTACAACGTGCCAGCCAGCACCAACTACGATGCGGCACCGGAAGTGACCGATACCAGCACCACCGGCAAAGCGTCACAAACCATCACGGTGACCACGCCCGCGCCAGCGACCGCGGATTTTGGCGATACCTTCACCGTCGCGGCAACCTCCAGTTCAGGTGATGCGGTAGTGGTGACCACCACCGGTGGCTGTACGAATGTCGGCAACGATGTGACGATCACCAGCAGCAGCGTGCCTTGCGTGGTGCATTACAACGTGCCAGCCAGCACCAACTACGATGCGGCACCGGAAGTGACCGATACCAGCACCACCGGCAAAGCGTCACAAACCATCACGGTGACCACGTCAGCGCCAGCGAATGCGGATTTTGGCGATACCTTCACCGTCGCGGCAACCTCCAGTTCAGGTGATGCGGTAGTGGTGACCACCACCGGTGGCTGTACGAATGTCGGCAACGATGTGACGATCACCAGCAGCAGCGTGCCTTGCGTGGTGCATTACAACGTGCCGGCCAGCACCAACTACGATGCGGCACCGGAAGTGACCGATACCAGCACCACCGGCAAAGCGTCACAAACCATCACGGTGACCACGCCAGCGCCAGCGACCGCGGATTTTGGCGATACCTTCACCGTGGCGGCGACCTCTAGCTCAGGCGATCCAGTGGTGGTGACCACCACGGGCGGCTGTAGCAATGTCGGCAACACGGTGACGATCACCAGCAGCAGCGTGCCTTGCGTGGTGCATTACAACGTGCCAGCCAGCACCAACTACGATGCCGCACCGGAAGTGACCGATACCAGCACCACCGGCAAAGCGTCACAAACCATCACGGTGACCACGTCAGCGCCAGCGAATGCGGATTTTGGCGATACCTTCACCGTCGCGGCAACCTCCAGTTCAGGTGATGCGGTAGTGGTGACCACCACCGGTGGCTGTACGAATGTCGGCAACGATGTGACGATCACCAGCAGCAGCGTGCCTTGCGTGGTGCATTACAACGTGCCGGCCAGCACCAACTACGATGCGGCACCGGAAGTGACCGATACCAGCACCACCGGCAAAGCGTCACAAACCATCACGGTGACCACGCCAGCGCCAGCGACCGCGGATTTTGGCGATACCTTCACCGTGGCGGCGACCTCTAGCTCGGGCGATCCAGTGGTGGTGACCACCACGGGTGGCTGTAGCAATGTAGGCAACGATGTGACGATCACCAGCAGCAGCGTGCCTTGCGTGGTGCATTACAACGTGCCAGCCAGCACCAACTACGATGCGGCACCGGAAGTGACCGATACCAGCACCACCGGCAAAGCGTCACAAACCATCACGGTGACCACGCCCGCGCCAGCGACCGCGGATTTTGGCGATACCTTCACCGTCGCGGCAACCTCCAGTTCAGGTGATGCGGTAGTGGTGACCACCACCGGTGGCTGTACGAATGTCGGCAACGATGTGACGATCACCAGCAGCAGCGTGCCTTGCGTGGTGCATTACAACGTGCCAGCCAGCACCAACTACGATGCGGCACCGGAAGTGACCGATACCAGCACCACCGGCAAAGCGTCACAAACCATCACGGTGACCACGCCCGCGCCAGCCACGGCTGACTTTGGCGACACCTTCACCGTCGCGGCGACCTCTAGCTCGGGCGATCCAGTGGTGGTGACCACCACGGGTGGCTGTAGCAATGTAGGCAACGATGTGACGATCACCAGCAGCAGCGTGCCTTGCGTGGTGCATTACAACGTGCCAGCCAGCACCAACTACGATGCCGCACCGGAAGTGACCGACACCAGTACCACCAGTCCAGCGTCTCAAACCATCACGGTGACCACGTCAGCGCCAGCGAATGCGGATTTTGGCGATACCTTCACCGCCGAGGCGACCTCCAGTTCAGGCTTGCCAGTAGCAATCACGGTTAGCGGAAACTGCTCAGGCTCGGGTGTAGGCACTGCGATCATTACTGTGACAGGTGGTACGGGTTCATGTACCGTAATGTACGATCAAGCTGGAGATGCTGATTACGATGCAGCGCCTCAGGTAACTGAAGTGGCAGCCATCACACCTGATGGTGATCTTGATGGCATTCCTGATGTTACAGATAACTGTCCTGCGGATGCTAATGCTGATCAGCTTGATACAGACGGTGACAACATTGGTGATGTTTGTGATACCGACATTGATGGCGACGGCATCATCAACACTTCTGATAACTGTCCTCTGGTTAGTAATAGTGATCAGTTGAATACTGATGGTGACAGCATGGGTGATGCATGTGACACGGATCGCGATGGCGATGGCATCCTCAACACAGCCGATAACTGCCCACTGATCAGCAATGCAGATCAGGCAAATATCGATGGTGACAGCATGGGTGATGTCTGTGATGCGGATATGGATGGTGACGGCATCGACAATACGGCCGATAACTGCCCTGTAAATCCCAACGCGGATCAGGTCGATACCGATACAGATGGTATTGGTGATGTGTGCGACCCTGATGCCTTCGATCCAGATCCAGGTGTGCTGTTCCGCAAATGGGGTGGTGAAGTGAAAAAAGATCGCTTCGGTGTCTCTGTTGCTAATGCAGGTGATGTCAACGGCGACGGCATTAATGATGTCGTGGTTGGCGCTTATTTGTGGGATAAAGTGGTGCCAAAACTAGATAAGAATGGCAATCCGATTCTCAACAAAAAAGGCGTGGTTAAAACCAAGAAACTTAAGGATGTTGGTCGCGTTTATGTTTATTCCGGCAGAGATGCTACTGAGCTTTTCTCGCTGCCTTCTGAACAGATAACAGGAGGCAACAAAGGCGATTGGTTTGGTTACAGTGTTGCGGGCGCAGACATCGACAACGATGGTTTCTCTGACATTATCGTGGGTGCGCCGCGTTGGGATGTACCAAAATCAGGTACGCAAAAAGCTGTGAGAGATGCCGGCAGAGTTTATGTATTCTCTGGTCAAACGGGTCGCCTAATGGATGCGGTTTCTATTAAGGGAACAGCAGCGGGTGATAACCTGGGCTTCTCTGTAGCGCGTGCAGGTTTGGTGAATGCTGATACGAATGCAGATGTAATCGTTGGTATCCCGCGAGCAGACATCGTGTCCAGCACCGATGGCAAATTGTTGAGGGATGCAGGTAGGGCGCTGGTATGTTCAGGCGCGAGCCTTGTTGCTGGCACCGCCTGTGATACCTCAACGGCGCTCTTCAAAGTGGATGGCAATACAGCGGGTGATCGCTTAGGTCTTGCGGTGGCAGGAGCGGGTGATGTGGATGGCGATGGCCGTGACGATGTAGTGATTGGTCTGCCAAAAGATGATCCATCATCCGACAAAAAGGATGCGGGCGCGGCAGTCATTTATTCCGGTGCTACAGGTACGGAGTGGGCACGGTTGAATGGCGAAGCGAAAGGCGACTGGTTTGGCTATAGCGTTGCCGGTGCGGGTGATTTGACTGGCGATGGCAAAGCAGAAGTCGCAGTCGGTGCTTATCGCCATACAGCATCAGTCAGCGTCATTGTTAAAGGCAAGACTAAAACCAAGCGCTTGAAGCAAGCAGGGGCTGTGTACGCATATAACTGTGCCACCGTACCGTGTACACCTGTCCTCAAGAAAGAAGGCGAAGTCAGCGGTGATCGTCTGGGTTGGAGTGTTGCTGGAGCCGGTGATGTCAATAACGACGGCCAGAATGATGTGCTCGCTGGGTCGCCGGGTCGTGACACCACAGTCTCCATTACTACGCCGAAAGGCAAGGTAAAAGTGAAAAAGCTGAAGGATGTCGGTGCTGTGTATGTGCTGAATGGCGCGACAGGTCAGTTTATTCACACGCCGCTCTTAGGCTTGCGTAAGAAAGACAACCGTGGAATGTGTGTGGTTGGTATCGGTGACATAGATCTGGATGGTTTCAGCGATATCGTCACTGCCGCACCAAATGCGGATAGAGAGGTGTTCTTGCCTCCTAAAAAACCAGGCAAGCCGCCAAAACGAAAACTGCTGCGTGATGTAGGTTTTGTTGAGGGTATGTCGGGAAAAATAGCGACAGGAAACTAA
- a CDS encoding pseudouridine synthase, translating into MSRLVLFNKPYGVLSQFTDEQGRPTLKHYFVDDRIYPAGRLDFDSEGLLLLTDDGKLQQRISNPRFKLPKTYWAQVDGNITDNAIHQLQKGVQLKDGLTKPAKARRIAEPENLWPRDPPIRYRAAIPTSWLELTISEGKNRQVLRMTAAVGFPTLRLIRCKIGNWALGDMQPGDFLDMPAKI; encoded by the coding sequence ATGAGTCGATTGGTACTATTCAACAAACCCTACGGCGTGCTCTCGCAGTTCACAGATGAACAAGGGCGACCCACACTCAAACACTATTTTGTGGATGACAGAATCTACCCCGCTGGTCGTTTGGATTTTGATTCCGAAGGTTTGCTACTGCTCACGGATGATGGAAAGCTGCAACAACGCATCAGCAATCCGCGCTTCAAACTCCCTAAAACCTATTGGGCGCAAGTCGATGGCAATATCACTGATAACGCAATCCACCAGCTGCAAAAGGGTGTCCAGCTCAAAGATGGGTTAACCAAACCCGCCAAGGCGCGTCGCATTGCAGAGCCAGAAAACTTATGGCCTCGTGATCCGCCTATTCGCTATCGCGCCGCCATTCCCACCAGTTGGTTGGAACTCACCATCAGTGAGGGCAAAAACCGACAAGTACTACGCATGACAGCTGCCGTCGGCTTCCCTACTCTGCGGCTTATTCGCTGCAAGATCGGCAATTGGGCGTTGGGCGATATGCAGCCGGGCGATTTTTTGGATATGCCCGCTAAAATTTGA
- the icd gene encoding NADP-dependent isocitrate dehydrogenase, whose protein sequence is MTYQKIQVPAHGKKITTNADFSLNVPDHPIIPFIEGDGTGVDITPVMRKVIDAAVKKAYSGKKEIAWMEIYCGEKSAELYEGNWFPEETLRAIKEFVVSIKGPLTTPVGGGFRSLNVALRQELDLYVCLRPVRWFKGVPSPVKEPHKTDMVIFRENAEDIYAGIEWKAGSDEANKVIAFLQNEMDVKKIRFPQDCGIGVKPVSKEGTERLVRKAIQYAIDNDKPSVTLVHKGNIMKFTEGGFRDWGYALAQKEFGATLIGEGPWCEFANPKTGKKIVVKDAIADAFLQQILLRPEEYDVIATLNLNGDYISDALAAQVGGIGIAPGANLSDTIAMFEATHGTAPKYAGQDKVNPGSLILSAEMMLRHLGWPEAADLVIKGMDGAIQAKTVTYDFERLMDGAKLVSCSQFGEEMIKHM, encoded by the coding sequence ATGACCTATCAAAAAATACAGGTTCCTGCCCACGGCAAAAAGATCACCACTAACGCCGACTTTTCTTTGAATGTGCCAGATCACCCAATCATTCCCTTCATCGAAGGTGATGGCACTGGTGTAGATATCACACCTGTGATGCGCAAAGTGATTGATGCCGCCGTTAAAAAAGCCTACAGCGGCAAAAAAGAAATTGCATGGATGGAAATTTACTGCGGCGAGAAATCTGCAGAGTTGTACGAAGGCAATTGGTTTCCTGAGGAAACTTTGCGTGCAATTAAAGAGTTTGTGGTGTCCATCAAAGGCCCACTCACTACGCCGGTCGGCGGCGGTTTTCGTTCCTTGAATGTGGCACTGCGTCAAGAATTGGATCTGTATGTTTGCTTGCGCCCTGTGCGCTGGTTCAAAGGTGTGCCTAGCCCAGTGAAAGAACCGCATAAAACAGACATGGTGATCTTCCGTGAAAATGCTGAAGATATTTATGCTGGTATTGAGTGGAAAGCGGGTTCAGACGAAGCCAATAAAGTCATCGCATTTTTGCAAAATGAAATGGACGTGAAGAAAATTCGCTTCCCACAAGATTGCGGTATCGGTGTGAAGCCGGTGTCCAAAGAAGGCACTGAGCGCTTGGTGCGCAAGGCGATTCAGTACGCCATCGACAATGACAAACCTTCCGTGACCTTGGTGCATAAAGGCAACATCATGAAGTTCACCGAGGGCGGTTTCCGCGATTGGGGTTACGCACTGGCGCAGAAAGAGTTTGGTGCAACGCTGATTGGCGAAGGTCCGTGGTGTGAGTTTGCCAATCCAAAAACCGGTAAGAAAATCGTGGTGAAAGATGCGATTGCCGATGCGTTCTTGCAGCAGATTTTGCTGCGCCCAGAAGAATACGATGTGATCGCAACGCTCAATTTGAACGGCGACTACATCTCCGATGCGCTGGCGGCGCAAGTGGGCGGTATCGGTATTGCGCCTGGCGCTAACTTATCAGACACCATCGCCATGTTTGAGGCCACGCACGGTACTGCGCCCAAATATGCCGGTCAGGACAAAGTGAACCCAGGCTCGCTGATTTTGTCAGCTGAAATGATGCTGCGTCACCTCGGCTGGCCGGAAGCGGCGGATTTGGTCATCAAAGGTATGGACGGCGCTATTCAGGCCAAAACCGTCACTTATGACTTTGAGCGACTGATGGATGGCGCGAAGCTGGTGTCCTGCTCACAGTTTGGCGAAGAAATGATCAAGCACATGTAA
- the cspD gene encoding cold shock domain-containing protein CspD, with product MATGTVKWFNNAKGYGFILPDSGGEDLFAHFSTITMEGYKTLKAGQSVSYDIIQGPKGLHATNITTAIASLQQAVAG from the coding sequence ATGGCAACAGGCACAGTGAAGTGGTTCAACAACGCCAAAGGCTACGGGTTTATTCTGCCTGACAGCGGCGGTGAAGACCTTTTTGCGCACTTCTCCACCATTACAATGGAAGGCTACAAGACGCTCAAAGCTGGGCAATCTGTTAGCTACGACATCATCCAAGGCCCTAAAGGGCTACACGCGACCAATATCACCACCGCTATTGCCAGCCTACAGCAAGCTGTTGCTGGCTGA
- a CDS encoding electron transfer flavoprotein subunit alpha/FixB family protein has product MTTLVIAEHDNASLKGATLNTVAAAKAIGGDIHILVAGSQCAAAAEAAAKVAGVAKVLVADNTAYAHQLAENVSLLVAELGKAYSHILAPATSNGKNILPRVAALLDVAQISEITSVVSADTFQRPIYAGNVIATVQSSDAIKVLTVRATGFDAVAAEGGSAAVEAVAVAKDAGTSAFVGEEIAKSDRPELTAAKIVISGGRGMGSGENFHLLDGIADKLSAAVGASRAAVDAGFVPNDMQVGQTGKIVAPELYIAVGISGAIQHLAGMKDSKVIVAINKDEEAPIFQVADYGLVADLFTALPELEKAL; this is encoded by the coding sequence ATGACAACGCTTGTTATTGCTGAACACGACAACGCCAGTTTGAAAGGCGCAACGCTGAATACGGTTGCGGCTGCAAAAGCTATTGGCGGCGATATTCATATTCTGGTTGCAGGTAGTCAGTGTGCTGCGGCGGCAGAAGCAGCTGCAAAAGTTGCCGGTGTTGCTAAAGTTTTAGTGGCAGATAACACCGCTTATGCACATCAGTTGGCGGAAAATGTCAGCTTGTTGGTGGCGGAATTGGGCAAGGCATATAGCCATATTTTGGCGCCCGCTACTTCTAACGGTAAAAATATTCTGCCGCGCGTTGCTGCATTGTTGGATGTTGCGCAAATTTCTGAAATTACTTCAGTAGTGAGCGCGGATACATTTCAGCGTCCAATTTATGCGGGCAATGTTATTGCCACCGTGCAATCTTCAGATGCCATCAAAGTGCTGACTGTGCGCGCCACGGGTTTTGATGCAGTGGCTGCCGAAGGTGGCTCTGCTGCTGTAGAAGCGGTTGCCGTTGCTAAAGATGCAGGCACTTCTGCTTTTGTTGGTGAAGAAATTGCAAAAAGTGATCGCCCAGAATTGACCGCCGCCAAAATCGTTATTTCTGGCGGTCGCGGTATGGGCTCTGGCGAAAACTTCCACTTGCTGGATGGTATTGCCGACAAACTGAGCGCAGCAGTAGGCGCTTCGCGTGCTGCCGTTGATGCTGGCTTTGTGCCGAACGATATGCAGGTTGGTCAAACCGGTAAAATCGTTGCGCCTGAGTTGTACATCGCCGTAGGTATTTCTGGTGCCATTCAGCACTTGGCGGGTATGAAAGACTCTAAAGTGATCGTCGCCATCAACAAAGATGAAGAAGCACCTATCTTTCAAGTGGCTGATTACGGTTTGGTGGCGGATTTGTTTACTGCGCTGCCAGAGTTGGAAAAAGCACTGTAA
- a CDS encoding cyclic nucleotide-binding domain-containing protein has protein sequence MKAIPIANYPQDTANAFINGIAFVNEVRTVDKSQLDVLMKNACFMEFNSGEILLTAGKAGRRYSFLLKGQLSVYPDDDTNAPAINQLTPGQNFGGLSIICKTRRTATIAVSPDCKTALILSLDLTGLGELHDFSVYTLQTKLALYRAIVNNTRWQLELYKMDYPTHPLTLRGKSIEVYIGSRNTEQELVSLDRQAHQLVEMIMEWNQALLTQETINEASGTWL, from the coding sequence ATGAAAGCCATCCCCATCGCTAATTACCCTCAAGATACGGCCAATGCTTTTATCAATGGCATCGCCTTCGTCAACGAAGTACGCACTGTTGATAAAAGCCAATTAGATGTCCTGATGAAAAATGCCTGTTTCATGGAATTTAACAGTGGTGAAATCTTATTAACTGCAGGCAAAGCCGGTCGGCGCTACTCTTTTTTGCTGAAAGGACAACTCTCGGTATATCCCGACGATGACACCAATGCTCCCGCTATCAATCAACTCACGCCCGGACAAAACTTTGGCGGGCTATCCATCATTTGTAAAACACGCCGCACCGCTACCATTGCTGTCAGCCCTGACTGTAAAACTGCATTAATTTTGTCACTGGATTTGACGGGGCTAGGTGAGCTGCATGACTTCAGCGTTTACACCCTGCAGACAAAACTGGCGCTCTACCGCGCCATCGTCAACAACACGCGCTGGCAACTGGAGTTGTACAAAATGGATTACCCCACGCATCCGCTGACACTACGCGGAAAATCTATTGAAGTTTACATTGGGTCACGCAATACGGAGCAAGAATTGGTCAGTCTTGATCGACAAGCACATCAATTGGTCGAGATGATTATGGAGTGGAATCAAGCACTGCTGACTCAGGAAACAATCAATGAGGCCAGCGGCACTTGGCTCTAA
- a CDS encoding efflux RND transporter periplasmic adaptor subunit — protein sequence MSVSFLAACGKAPVAPQPAVPEVAVVVVQPQAVHIVNELPGRVAPLRVAQVRARVDGVVLKQEFTEGSDVKAGQLLYRIDAAPYQAEVNSANAALARANANLTTRSLQSRRSNELIKRRAISQQDFDDISAAQKQAKADVEAAMAVLDAARIRLSYTEVRAPIDGRIGKSQVTEGAYVRQSDATLLATVQQLDSVYVDVSQSSAEVLRLRQDLEKGVLQQADKSGPAVSLKLEDGSVYSEVGRLQFSDISVDESTGSVTLRAIFQNPKHVLLPGMFVRAQLEVGVDQQGLLVPQQAVTYSVTGQATTLIVDANNTVERRVLQINRSVGNQWLVTGGVQAGDRVITEGLQKIKPGVAVKIASSAAALSSAMTNP from the coding sequence TTGTCAGTATCGTTTCTAGCAGCGTGTGGTAAGGCGCCTGTTGCGCCGCAGCCAGCGGTGCCGGAAGTAGCTGTTGTCGTGGTGCAACCACAGGCAGTGCATATTGTGAACGAATTGCCTGGGCGTGTTGCGCCTTTGCGCGTGGCGCAGGTGCGTGCGCGCGTGGATGGCGTGGTGCTAAAACAAGAATTCACGGAAGGTAGTGATGTCAAAGCAGGACAGTTGTTGTATCGGATTGATGCTGCGCCATATCAAGCGGAAGTAAACAGTGCCAACGCTGCTTTGGCGCGCGCAAATGCGAATTTAACCACGCGCAGTCTGCAATCGAGACGCTCAAATGAGTTAATCAAACGGCGCGCGATCAGCCAACAAGATTTTGATGACATTAGCGCTGCGCAGAAACAGGCAAAAGCCGATGTGGAAGCGGCAATGGCTGTATTGGATGCTGCGCGTATACGCTTGAGTTATACCGAAGTTCGCGCGCCGATTGATGGAAGAATTGGAAAGTCGCAAGTTACTGAAGGCGCCTATGTGCGGCAGAGTGATGCAACGCTGTTGGCTACTGTGCAACAACTGGATTCTGTTTATGTAGATGTGTCGCAATCCAGCGCTGAAGTATTGCGTTTACGACAGGATTTGGAAAAAGGTGTATTACAACAAGCGGATAAAAGCGGCCCGGCAGTTTCATTAAAATTGGAAGATGGTTCCGTCTATTCTGAAGTAGGGCGGTTGCAGTTTTCTGATATTAGTGTTGATGAAAGCACGGGCTCTGTAACGCTGCGCGCTATTTTTCAAAATCCCAAGCATGTGTTGTTGCCGGGTATGTTTGTGCGCGCGCAGTTAGAAGTGGGCGTGGATCAGCAGGGCTTGTTGGTTCCGCAGCAAGCGGTGACATACAGTGTGACGGGTCAGGCGACGACCTTAATCGTGGATGCGAACAACACCGTTGAGCGGCGGGTACTGCAAATTAATCGTTCAGTTGGCAATCAATGGCTGGTGACTGGAGGTGTTCAAGCGGGAGATCGCGTTATTACCGAAGGCTTGCAAAAAATAAAACCAGGCGTTGCTGTAAAAATTGCATCTTCAGCAGCGGCGCTTTCCTCTGCTATGACAAATCCATAG